Genomic window (Campylobacter sp. RM16704):
TTTAGAAGAAAGGATTTATAGATTTCGCTGTGTTGAAACTTGGTCTATGGTGGTGCCTTGGGTTGGTTTTGAGCTTCGAGCTTTGATAGAAAAATGCAAAGTTAAAAGTAATGCTAAATTTATAAAATTTACCACTCTTTTTGATAAAAATCAATTTGCAGATCAAGCTTCATTTTTTCCAACTCTTGATTATCCTTATGTAGAAGGTTTAAGATTAGATGAAGCTATGCACCCACTAACACTTATGGCTGTTGGTATGTATAAAAAACCTTTACTTGGACAAAATGGAGCACCGATTCGCCTTGTAGTTCCATGGAAATATGGTTTTAAAAGTATAAAATCTATCGTTAAAATAGAATTTACTAAAGAACAACCTAAAACCACATGGGAGCTTGCAAATCCTAGAGAATATGGTTTTTATGCAAATGTTAATCCAAACGTCTCTCACCCAAGATGGTCTCAAGCTAATGAGCGTCCTTTGGGAGATTTTTTCACTAAACCTACTCAAATATTTAATGGTTATGAAAAAGAAGTAGCACATTTATATAAAGATATGGATTTAAGGGTTAATTTTTAATGAGTAAAAAATTTTGCAATATTAGTAGTTTTTTGCTTTTTATTTTAAGTATATTTTATAGTTTTTATCAAATTATGCATGAATTTGATATTGTAAAATCTGTGTATTTTTATAGTGGTATATTTGGCTTAATCTTTTTTGGATTAAGCCTATTTTTTTCACTTTTAAAATATAAACACACAAAAGATTATCCTAAATTTTTAGGTTTTTATGCATTTTTTTGGGCCTTGATTCACTTTTTAAATTATTTTGCTTTTGGAAAAAATTTAGACCTAATGCTTTTTTTCAAAGATACTTTTAGTAAAAATTTAGAATTTAGTGGTTTTATAAGCTTTTTTATACTCACACTAATGTTTATAAGCTCTTTTAAATTTTTTACAAAACTCAGTAAAATTAGAAAACTGGGTTATATCTGTTTTTTAATAGCCTCTTGGCATTATTTTTTATCTGCAAAAGTTCCGCAAATTCCACATATTTTTGTTTTAAGCATTGCTATAATTTTTTTATCTTTAAAACTATGGAAAAACTATAAAAAGAGAAAAAAGGTAACTTATTATTAAATTTTATAGCATATAAAAGTTAATTTAAGAATAAAAGTATAAAAGCTTCCTTAAAATAAGAGTTAATATATCTTATTTTAAGGAAAGACAATGCAAAGAAGAGACTTTTTAAATGGAATGGCTTTAACTATACTTGCAGGAATGACTCCTTTGCAAGTTTTATATGGTAAAGAAGCTAAGATCGAAGACTTCACTAAAGAATACTACCCACCTAAATGGCTTGGACTAAGAGGAAGCAATAATGCAAGCTATGAATTTGCACATATGTTAAGAGATGGTGAAAAATTTGACTTTAGCGCTATTAAACCTAAACAAGAATATGACTTAGTTATAGTTGGAGCTGGTATTAGTGGATTAGCAGCTGCCTGTTTTTATCAAAATAAATTTGGAAAAGATAAAAAGATTTTAATTCTTGATAATCATGATGATTTTGGAGGACACGCTAGAAGAAATGAAATAGAACTAGAAGATGGAACTATTTTAAGCTATGGGGGTAGTGAAACTTTTCAATCTCCCAAAGCATTATATTCTAAAGAAGTAGTAGGATTGTTATCTTCTTTGGGTATAGATATTGATGAGTTAGCTAAACGCTTTGATATAAATTTTTACCCTGATTTAAAACTTAGTAGAGGTGTGTATTTTTCTAAAGCTGAATTTGGGGTAGATAAAGTTGTAAATGGAAATCCTAGAAAAGTAATTTGTGATGATATTCCAGAAGAAAAGAACAATGGCAAAAGTATAGAAGATTTTATAAAAGATTTTCCGCTAAATGAAAAAGACAAAAAAGATTTAATCGCTTTATTCAAAAGCAAAAAAGATTATCTAAAAGGTATGAATAAAAAACAAAGAGATGAGTATATAGCCAAGACAAGCTATAAAAATTTTTTAGAAGAAAAGGTTAAACTCTCACCTCAAGCTATAAAATTCTTTGAAGGTATGACAGATGACTTTTTAGCGTTGGGAATTGATGCTGTTTCTTGTGAAGATGCTAGAATTTCTTTTTTACCTGGATTTGATAAACTAGGTCTTGATCCTATTGAAGGTGACGCACTAGCTGAAATGGAAGAACCATATATCCACCACTGCGCTGATGGAAATGCAACTGTTGCTAGATTGATGGTTAAAAGATTGATTCCTGAAGTATCTAAAAAAGGTAAAGACATGGATGATATTACTTTAGCCCATTTTGATTATTCTAAACTCGATCTTGCTAAAAACAAAGTTCGCTTAAGATTAAATAGCACAGTAATAAATGTAGAAAATACAAACGATGGTACTTTAGTTACTTATATAAATAAAGGCAAAAATTATAGAATAAAAGCAAAAAAAGTAGTAATGGCAAATTATAATAGTATGATTCCATATATTATACCAAGCTTACCACAAGAACAAAAGGACGCTTTGAGTAAGAATGTAAAAACATCACTTTTACACACAAAAGTTATTATAAGCAATTGGGAACCATTTATAAAACTTGGAGTTCATGAAATTTACTCACCTAAAATGCCTTATGCTAGAACAAAACTTGATTATCCTATTGACATGGGAGGTTATTATCACCCAAGGGATCCTAAAAAACCTATTTGTGTTCATATGGTTTGTTCACCTTTGGTTTTTGCTTCTATACAAGGAATTGATCTTGAAGGAATGGATGCAAGAGATAGAGCTAGAATAGGTAGAAATTTATTATTTACTATGAGTTTTGAAGAGCATGAAAAAATCATTCGCGATCAGCTTCAAGGTATGTTAGGATCTGCTGGATTCAATCACGAAAAAGATATTAAAGCTATAGTTGTAAATCGCTGGGGACATTGTTATTCATATACTGAGAATAGTTTATACGATGATAATAAAGAGACACAGAAAACTATAGAACTTGCAAGAAAACCTTTTGGAAACATTGTGATAGCTAATTCAGATTCTGATTGGTCTGCTTATATGCATTCAGCAATTGACCAAGCATATCGTGCTGTTAATGAATTATAAAATCAAACTCCTAAAAGGAGTTTGAAAAAAATCAATCATCATTTTTAATGCTTATATAAATTAAAGCCAAAAGCATATAAGTTACTAATCTAGTAGCATCAGGCAAACCATTCCAAGTTTTACTCATCCACATACCAAACCATTCTGCAGCTACAACTTGAAAACCAAAAAACCAAAGTAGGCAGCAACAAGTCAATGCAATAATTCCAAATTTTTTAGCTTCATGGAAACTTTTTGCATCTGAATTTCTAGCTTTAAACATATCCAAAGCACCTTTTATAGCCGTTAACATTATGAAAGTTTCAAACATAATGATAAAAATATAAGCTATATGATGTATAACAGGTGAAGTAATAGCCCTATATACAATAGCATTGCCTAAATAATCAGGTTTGGTATCCATGCTCATGACATGCATCACAAACTGAAAATTTGAATTATAGTCTGTAACGTTTCCAAAAACAACAATAGCCGCCAAAGAGGCAACAGTTAATAAAACTATGATTTTTGAAAATCTGACTATATTAGTCATAGAAAAACAATTACAATCAACTTGCATTGATTCCCCCCCCCCTCCATAAATAATTTTGATATTTGTTATTATATTATACTAATATTTAATAAAACCTTAATAGTCTTAAAGAATTCAAAACAACCATTATAGAGCTAAAACACATTATTAAAGCCGCTAAATGCGGACTTAAAGAGATAAAAGATATAAAACCTGCTGCTATAGGAATACACAATATATTATAAATGAAAGCCCAAAAAAGATTGAGCTTTATGATGTATTTTGTCTTTTTAGAAAGTTCAAAACAATAAGATATTAAAGACAAATCATCTTTTATTAAAATCAAATCTCCACTTTTTTTAGCAAGTTCACTTGCTTTAGAAAAGCTTATGCTTGCATTAGCTAAATTTAAAGCAGGCGCATCATTAATGCCATCTCCTATAAAAAGCACTTTTTCAGTTTTCATTTTTTCTTCTATAAATTTAAGTTTTTGACTAGGTTTTAGATCAAAATAATATTCATCAATGTCCAATTCTTTTGCTATTTTGGTAATACTTTGTTTATTATCACCACTTAAAATAACACTTTTTATACCTTTTTGTTTTAAATTCATTATTAAACTTCTAGCTTCATTTTTTAATTCGTTCTTTAAGCAAACACCACCGACACAAATTCTATTTTTTGCAAAATACAACAAAGTTGGAGCCTGATTTTCAAATTTTTGCAAAAATTCTTTACTTTTTTGTATGTTGATATTATTTTCAAGCATAAGTTTTTCATTGCCTATTAAAAACACCTCTTCATTTTCTTTATATACCAAACCACTACCTATTAAAACACTTAATTTTCCTTTTAAATTTATATTTGTATTTAACTCTTTAACAAAAGCTTTTGCAATAGGATGTGAGCTTAAATTTTCAATTTGTGCGAGTTTTTGAAAGTCTTCTTGACTTAGATTATGCTTATAAATACTTAAACTATCTTGACTCAAAGTGCCTGTTTTATCAAAAATAGCAAGTTTTATATTTGCGAGGCTTTCTAAAACTGCAGGATTTTTAACCAAGATAAAATTTCTTGCACCATTTGCTAACGCACTTACTATAGCTATAGGTGTTGCCAAACCTAAAGCACAAGGACAAGAAATCAAAAGTGTGGCGCAAGCATGCAAAAACGCCGAATTTATTCCTTCTTTAAAATACCAAAATCCAAATACAAAAACCGATAGAACAATAACACAAGCTACAAAATATGCTGAAATTTTATTAGCTAAACTTGCCAAAGGGGTTTTAACATTCCCAGCTTTAAAAACCATGTCTTTGATTTGCTCTAACGAACTTTCAATAGCTTTTTTATCTGCTTTTATTTTTAAATTTCCGTTAATAAGCACACTTCCTGCTAAAATTTCATCGCCTTGTTTTTTAAAAAGTGGTAAAAATTCTCCTGTTAAAAAACTTACATCTACTTCAGCTTCACCATTTATAATCACTCCATCAGCAACAACACTCTCACCCTCTTTTACCAAAATTACATCATCTTTTTTTACAAAAGCACTAGAAATACTTTTTATACTACCATTGTCTAAAAGTATATTAGCTTTTTTTATATCTATATCTTTTAATTTGTTTTGATATTCTAAAGATTTAAATTTAGCCCTTTCCTCTAAATATTTACCGAGTAAAACAAAACTTATAATCATTGCCCCACCGCTAAAATATAAATATTCATCTTTGCTAAATATTTCAAAATACACAAGAAAAGAATACATAAAAGAAGTAAAAGCGCCTAAAGATATCAAGGTATTCATATCTAAATTTTTATGTTTTAAACCCTTAAAAGCATGGATAAAAAAATCTTTCCCACAATAAAAAATTGCTATCATAGATAAAAACATTTGAATCAAAGCAGAATTATTTCCTTGAATAAACATTTCAAAATACATCACAATAGAACTTAAAACTATACTCGTTATAAGTTTTATTTTCATTTTCTTAAGTTCTTGAAGTTTAAACTCATATAAATTTTGTTCATCTTGCAATACTTCAAAACCTAAAGCTTGGATTTTTTCTTTAATTTTTGTTTTTAAAGATAGATCTTTAAGTAAAAATACTCCACTAGAATTTACATAAGAAACACTAACATCTTCTACTCCATCAATCCTAGAACAAACTTTTTCTATAGCATTGGAACAATTAACGCAAGTCATATTGCCTATTTTTAATTTTAATTCATGCTTCATCTAATTCAAAGCCTAAATCTTGTAGTTGTTTTTTAAACTCATCAAGCTGCTCTGCTTTCAAATCAATTTCTATGCTTTTACTTTCAACGTCAATTTGCATAATACCAAATTCTTCTTCTAATGAAGCCTTGATTAAATTTACACAACTTTGACAATTAATATTTTTTGTTTTTATTTTCATCATATTTTCCTTTTTATTGGTTGAATGGTACAATGACCTATTTCAAAATTTTCATATAATTTTTTAGCAATTTTTTTATATAAAATATCAAAATCTTCTAAAGTCTCAACATTAATTTTGATATGCATCGATGCTACAAGCATTTTATTGGTTATTTGAGTTATGTGCAAATCAATAATCTCAAGTACTTCTTTATGTTCCATAACAGTTTCACGAACTTTTTCCACATTAACAGGAGAGGTTTCGAGTAAAATGTTACCACTTTGTTTTAATAAAATAATTGCCCATCTAATTAATAATAAAGATAAAATTAAAGCTAATATCGTATCAATATATACTACATTAGTAAAATATACAATAATTCCACCAATAATAACTACTACCGAACCCAACAAATCACTCATCATATGTAAAAAAGCTGATTTCATATTTACATTATCTAAATTAGCTCCTTTAAACATCATAAAACCATTAATTGCATTTACTATTAATCCTAAAAATGCAATTATTACCATTGTCTTTGCATCAATTTCACTAGGAGTGATTAGCTTTTCTATTGCTTCATAAATTATAAAAAGAGCTGAAAAAATGATTGTTAAAGCATTGATAAAAGCAACAAGAATTTCTAAGCGAAAATAGCCGAATGTTTTTTGACAATCTTGCCATTTTTCTACAGCCACTATAGCTAAAAAACTCAATGCTAGTGCAAAAACATCCGAAAACATATGTAAGGTATCACTTAAAAGAGCTAGCGAATTAGAAATAATTGAATACACAAATTGAACAAGCATCATAGAGAAAGTCATTATAAGAGAAAATTTTAAAATCTTTTTATCTATTGCCCTAGCATCTGTATGGGAATGCCCATGACTACAAGAATGATGATGAGAATGTTTTTTTAATATAGGTTGATGAGATAAATAATCATACATTGTTAAACCTTTATATAATCAAGTATTTAAAAGTATTACCGCAATAATTACTATAAAAACTCCAAATATACCAATTTTGTTTAATTTTTCTTTATAAAGTATCCAACCACCAAGACAAGTTCCAATAATACCAATAGCACCCCAAGTAGAATATGCAATACTCAGTGGAACATATTCTAAACTAAATGATAATAAGAAAAATGCAAATACTGCACAAAAAATTGCACTTAATCCCCAAAATTTATATTTAAAACCTTCAGATTTTTTTAAAAGCAAATTAGCAATAATATCTAAGACTGCAGACGCAATAATGACTAATAAATACAATTTCATTTTTCTTTTATCTCTCCTAAATTAATCATTATTATTCCTAATATAGATAAAACAATCCCAAGAATTTGAAAATTTGTCAAACTTTCTCTAAATAATAAAAATGAAACTAAAAGAATTAATACCACTCCTAAGAGCTCCCATACAGCATAGGCTATACCTATTTGAATTTTTCTTACAGCAAAACCCATAAGAAAATAAGAAAATGCAATAAATAAAGTCATAAAAATATATCCAAAAGCTTTATTTTCCATTTTTAAAAAACTTGTTCCCACTACTTCAAATATAATAGCGCCTATCAAAAAAAACCATGCAATCAAAATATCTTTTTTAATTTTCATGAATTATTACCTATTTGTTTAATTATAGTTGTGAAAATAACAATTTTTAAGAATTACACATTTTATCACAGCATTCTTTAAAATCAAATTTAGACTTATTAGTCTATACTATTATTTTAATATTAATAAAGAAAGAAGGAATTAATGGGAAGAGCGTTTGAATACCGCAGAGCCTCTAAAGAAGCAAGATGGGATAAAATGAGCAAACTTTTTCCAAAACTTGCAAAGGCCATACAAGTAGCAGCAAAAGAAGGTGGAGTTGATCCTGATATGAATCCAAAACTTCGTAGTGCCATAGCTACTGCAAAAGCCAACAATATGCCAAAAGACAATATAGATGCAGCTATTAAAAGAGCAAGTGGAAAAGATAGTGTCGATATTAAAAATATTCACTATGAAGGAAAAGCAGCACATGGTGCATTAATTATAGTTGAGTGTATGAGTGATAATCCTACACGTACAGTAGCTAATGTCAAAGCGATTTTTAGTAAAAATGGTGGGGAAATTTTACAAAATGGTTCTTTAACTTTTATGTTTTCACACAAAGCTGTATTTCATCTTGAAAAATACAATGGAGATTTGGAAGAACTTGAACTAGAACTCATTGATGCAGGACTTGAAGAGCTTGAACAAAATGAAGAAGAGTTACTAGTTATAGGTGATTATACTGCCTTTGGTGAGCTTAGTAATGCTATAGAAAAAAAAGGTTTAGTGCTTAAAAAAGCAGGACTTGAGTATCTTGCAAACAACCCTGTAAGTTTTAGTGAAGAACAACTTCTTGATATTGAAAAATTGCTTGATAAATTAGAAGATGATGATGATGTTCAAGCAGTTTATACTAATATAGAATAGGAACAAATATGCTTAAAAAAATTGATACAAAAGATGCAAAAAAATATAATTTTGCTATTATAAGCACCGAAAAAGGTGATATAAAATTAGAATTATTTCCAAATGAAGCACCACAAACTGTGTGTAATTTTGCAAATTTAGCCAATGATGGTTTTTATGATGATCTTATCTTTCATCGTGTAATACCAGATTTTGTTATACAAGGTGGCTGTCCTTATGGTATAGGATCAGGTGGTCCTGGATATGAGATAGAATGTGAATGTGATGGACAAAAACACAAACATTTAAGAGGAAGTTTATCTATGGCACATGCTGGTAGAGATACTGGTGGTTCACAATTTTTTATTTGCCATAGTCCACAGCCTCATTTAGATGGAGTTCATACTATCTTTGGACAAATCAACCCTGAAGATAAAGAAAGTTTGGAGGTACTAGATAGTATTAGAGCAGGAGATAAAATCAAAACTATTCAAATTTTAGAAAAACTTTAATTTTACTTCTCCTTAAAAATGTGCTATGATTTTTAAGGAGATTGATTATGCATTTTATTTTTATTTGTATTCATATAATTTGTGCTATATTTTTCATAGCTTATGTGTTTTTTGATGTATGTGTTTATTGTTTTGCCTATAAACATGAAAGTAAAGAAGATTGTGATAAAATTAAAAAAGCCTATACTAAATCAAGTATTATTATCTTTGCTAGTATCTTTATCTTGCTTTTATTTAGTGGATTTTATCTTTTAAGTTTTTATGAAATTAATTCTTTTTGGGATATTTTTAAAAGTAACTTTGGGATATTTTTATTTATTAAGCTTTTATTATTGGCAATAATGTTTGGCTTAACTTGTTATTCTTTGTTTTTTATAAAGATTTTAAAAAGAAAGGATCCTTTAAAATCACACTTAATTGCTTTAATTTTATGTATTTTGATAGTCATTTGTGCAAAAGCGATGCTGTATTTTTAAAACATTAAAACTAAATTTATATTATTAGCTTAAAAATAAAGGTTATTTATGCTTGGTGAAATTATAGATTTTTTACTTACTCTTGCAAAAGATTGGGGGTATTTAGGAATTATCTTTTTAATGTTTATCGAAAGCTCTTTTTTTCCTTTTCCAAGCGAAGTAGTAATGATACCTGCTGGATATTTAGCCCATCAAAACGAGCTTAACTTTTGGCTATGCTTACTTTGTGGGACATTTGGAGCTCTTTTAGGAGCTTTACTCAATTATTATTTATGTTATTTTTTAGGGCGTAAAGTTGTTTTAAAAATATGCAAATATTTTGGAGTCAACGAAAAAAAATTTACTAAATTTGAAGAATTTTTTAACAAACATGGAGAAATCTCTACTTTTAGCGGGAGATTAATACCAGGATTACGCCAGTATATTTCTTTACCTGCTGGACTTGCAAGAATGGATCTAAAAAAATTTATATTCTATACTAGTTTAGGAGCTGGTATTTGGTGTTTGATTTTACTTATACTAGGCTATGTTTTAGGAAAAAATGAAGATTTAATTAAAGAATATCTACATTTAGTCGTTATTGTTTGTATTGTTTTTACAGGTATTATTCTGGCCATATATATCTATATTCAAAAAAGGAAAGATCATGCTTCGAACTAATTTTTTTCAAATTCCATCTTTTGACGATATAGAACTTAATATCCAAAGACAATCTTTATTAAATTTTAGAATCGATTATGATGATGAAAAAGAAGTTAAGGCTATAGTTTTTCTTTTACCTGGTCTAGGCAGTGATATTAATGATACATATCAAAATAAACTTATTTATAGAGTTTTAGAAAATCATAATGTAATTTGCGTAAGTGTGGATTATTTTTGTATACAATGTAGACCACAAAATGGTGCTAAATTAATACTAGATGAATTTGATCAAAATGTCATTGCATCTATTTGTAATACTTGCCAAATAGATATTAATAATAAATATTTCAATAACTATAAAGAAGTTTTAACTTTCTTAGATACTGAAATAGCAAAATTAAAAATTAAAAATATACTACCAGAAAATAAACTCATAGATATATCTATAACTTGTGAACCACCAAATAATGAGTATCAAAATTTTGGTATTATGCAAGCATTAGATTGTTTACAAGTATTATCTTATATTAAAACAAATAATCTCTTTACTTTTAAAATAGCATCATGGGGGGGGGCTTACTCAACTTCCTATCATTCTTATTGGAAGCTCGCATGGTGGATATGTCTCGCATTTAATGGCAAAATTAATGCCATGGGAAATTGATGGAGTTATAGACAATTCTTCTTATGCTAAAGTCTTTTTACCTTTAGTTGGCTTTGCAAAGGAAATAAATTTCGTAAAATATTATGAAGCTTCTTATATAGACCCAAAATATACAAATTTAAAACTAAACTTTTTTACTAAAACACATTTTACAAGCAATCCTAATTCACCATATTATTTTTCAAAAGCACATTATAGAATTCGTAATATTTTAGATGAAGACCATTTACAAATACAAGCACAATTTCCAAAAACTATATATAGATCTTACCACAGTGTGCAAGATTTAAGACTTGCTCCACCTGAAGATAAAATACAACTATACAATACCTTACAAAAACTAGGCTTTGATGCGTGTTTAACAATGATAGAAAATGAAAATCAAATCGATGGAAAATTTATTAAAAATCTTGAACATGGTATGGGTATGTCTTTAAAAATGCTAATTAACAAAGAACTGCCAATAATGTTAGAAAAAATTTCAAAACAAAAGAAAAAAATAAATATTAAAAAAATCACTTACCCAAGTGAAAATTTACTCTATACTTTTTTTAAAAACGAAAATGATTTTCCACAATTTTTGTTAGAATATTTTTAGTTTTATAAGATTTTATATTTTAATTTGATAAAATATCATAAAATTTTTAAAGAACTTTATATGGAAAAGCCATCAATTCAAAATTTGACTCATTTTTTGATTGAATACACTACAACTTTTCTTAGTGCAGGAACATATACTGCTAGAGTTGCAAAGTGTGTCGATAGAATAGCTAATGCTTATGGTTATGAAATTAATATGAATTTTTTCTTTCACCATACAACATTAAATATTTTTGATAAAGAAAACAATTCTATACAAAGAACTTATATTATTCCTAATAAATATAAGCATATTAATTTTAAGGTTATTTTAGAACTTAGTGCTTTAAGTTGGCAAATTCATGATCATAGATATGATTTAGAAGAGGCTGTAAAATATTTCAATGAAATTATTCTAACTAAAAGATATCCTTTCTCTATAAATCTATTTTTAGTATCTGTTTCAAATTCTGCTTTTTGCAAATTATTTGGAGGAGATTTATATGGCTGTTTATTTATATTTTTTGCTACTTTCATAGGACTTAGTTTAAGATTTTTATTAACAATTTTAAAAATTGATTTAAGAATACAATACATTTTTTGTTCGTTTATATCATCTT
Coding sequences:
- a CDS encoding DUF2920 family protein; amino-acid sequence: MLRTNFFQIPSFDDIELNIQRQSLLNFRIDYDDEKEVKAIVFLLPGLGSDINDTYQNKLIYRVLENHNVICVSVDYFCIQCRPQNGAKLILDEFDQNVIASICNTCQIDINNKYFNNYKEVLTFLDTEIAKLKIKNILPENKLIDISITCEPPNNEYQNFGIMQALDCLQVLSYIKTNNLFTFKIASWGGAYSTSYHSYWKLAWWICLAFNGKINAMGN
- a CDS encoding threonine/serine ThrE exporter family protein yields the protein MEKPSIQNLTHFLIEYTTTFLSAGTYTARVAKCVDRIANAYGYEINMNFFFHHTTLNIFDKENNSIQRTYIIPNKYKHINFKVILELSALSWQIHDHRYDLEEAVKYFNEIILTKRYPFSINLFLVSVSNSAFCKLFGGDLYGCLFIFFATFIGLSLRFLLTILKIDLRIQYIFCSFISSFIVFFGVKLNFIEEPNIALGSSILYLIPGVYFINSIIDILKNHILMGLSRIISVVILVCCIAIGIYTTLSINDFGILQ
- a CDS encoding DUF2920 family protein, with amino-acid sequence MGSSHGGYVSHLMAKLMPWEIDGVIDNSSYAKVFLPLVGFAKEINFVKYYEASYIDPKYTNLKLNFFTKTHFTSNPNSPYYFSKAHYRIRNILDEDHLQIQAQFPKTIYRSYHSVQDLRLAPPEDKIQLYNTLQKLGFDACLTMIENENQIDGKFIKNLEHGMGMSLKMLINKELPIMLEKISKQKKKINIKKITYPSENLLYTFFKNENDFPQFLLEYF